TGGCGGACGCCACCCCGCTGGAGCAGCCCGAGGTCGTCAGCGCCCCCAACGCGCAGACGCCCATGGAGCGCACGGGCGACCGCCCCGGCGCCGGTGCCCCCGCCGCGGTGGTGGGCGAGACGAGCGCCGCCGTGATCAACGCTCAGCCCGGCAGCCCCGACGCCACCCAGGGCACCCAGCCCGAAGCGCAGGCCGCGCACCCCGAGGCGACCGCCCGCAAGAGCTGGAAACCCAAAACGGCGGGTACGGACGACGTGACGCCCGTTGCCCCGGCGGCCCCCGCTGCCGCCGCACCCACCGACGCCCCGGCCCGCAAGAGCTGGAAGCCCAAAGGCGGGGACGACGCGAGTGCCGCGCCCGTCACGCCCGCCCCTGCCGAGACCGCGGCTGCGGCGCCCACCGCCCCGGCAGCCGATGGTCCGGCCCGCAAGGCCTTGGCACCGAAGGCGAAGGCGGACGACGTGAACCCCGCCCCTGTCGCTCACATCCCAGCCGCCCAGTCGGACGTGATCGACGCGACTCCGGCTCCCAGTACGGAGGCGCCCGCCCGCAAGGCCTGGGCGCCCAAGGCGAAAGCGGAGGCGGCGCCTGCTCCGGCGACCACCGAGCCCATCGAGCCTGCCGGGCCGAGCGAGGTGGCCCCCGCTGCCGGTGAACGGAAGAAATGGGCGCCGAAGGGCCAGCCGGTCAGTGCCGCTCCCATGACCGAGGCAGCCGAGCCGACCACCCAGCCCGCGATGCCCCAGGCCGTGCCCGTTCCTGCCTTGACATCAGAAGCCGCCACGCCTTCTGCGCCCGCCTCGACCGGTGAGCGGAAGAAATGGGCACCGAAAGCCGCGACAGCTCCGACCCCTGCACCCGAAGTGCTGGTCGCCACGCCCGCATCGACCACCATGCCCGCACCCACTGCCACGCCCGCCACCGAACCGAGCACCGAACCCATCACCGAGCACGTCCACCTCGAACAGGTCGGGGAGAACCTGCTCGAGGAAGGACAGCAGGCGACCAGCGAGCCCGGCGCGGGCAGCCGCAAGAAGTGGCAGCCCAAGAAGAAGCCGGAGTAAGGACCGCCGACCGTCGGGCCGCGCTGGGAAACCAGTGCGGCCCGCGGCTGTCCGGGGCCGATGCCTGTCTACACCGAGTGCAAGGTCACGGTAGTATCAGGGAATGACCATTGCGATCGTCACGGATTCCACGTGTGACCTGACGCCTGAGCTGCTCGCGCAGATCGGCGTGACCGGCGTGCCCCTGTACGTGCTGTTCGACGGCAAGATGCACAAGGACGGCCTGGAGATCACCCCGCAGGACATCTTCACGGGCCTCAAGGCGGGCAAGAAGACGCCCAGCACCAGCCAGCCCAGCCCGGCCGAGTTCGCCACCGCGTACTACGCCGCGCTGCAGCATGCCGATCAGGTGCTCAGCATCCACATCAGCGGACAGATGTCCGGCACGGTCGGCAGCGCCCGACTGGCCGCGCAGGAGTTCGGCGACAAGGTCACGGTCGTGGACAGCCGTTCGGTCAGCATGGGCCTGGGGTTGCGGGTCCTGCGCGCGGCGGAACTGGCCCACCAGGGCCTGAGCATGACCGAGATGGTGCGGCAACTGGAAGCCGCGGCCAGCAAGGCGGACATCCGCTTCACGGTGGACACCCTGGATTTCCTGCGCATCAACGGCCGCATCGGCGGCGCGCAGGCGCTGCTGGGCAGCCTGCTGAACATCAAGCCCATCCTGGTGGTCAAGGGCGGCCGCGTTGAATCGGGCGGGCGCGTGCGGGGCCACAAGAAAGCCATGGCCGACCTCGTCGACTACGTGAAGAAGTACGTCGCGCAGCACGGCGGGGCGCGCGTGGCGGTCATGTGCACCCCAGGCGGGGAAGAGTACGTCAAGGAGGTGCGTGCGGGCCTGTCCGGCGTGGCGTTCGAGGATATGGGCGACCATCAGATCGGGGCGGTCGTGGCCACTCACGCCGGGCCGGGCACGGTGGGCGTGACGCTGGAGCCCGTCACGGTCTGAGGTGAGAACCGCGTGTTTCCGGGCCGCCTGGCTGCTCCCGGTGCTCCTGGCAGCCTGCTCGGAGCCTGCTGGGCAGCGCGAGGGCCACGTGATCCTCCGACGCGAGGATCAGTCGGCCCTCGTGCAGGTGGACCCCCTGCGGGACGCTGCGGGCTGCCTGCGGACCGCGCCGCGCGTCGGTCTGGCCCCACCGCCGCCTCATCACCTGAGCGGGCAGCTGGGCTTGTGGGTGGCTCAGGTCGACCCGGTCACCCTGCGGCCCGTCCGGGCGGTCGCCAGCCAGCCAGACCGGGTGTTCCCCCTGGCGAGCACCTACAAACAGGCCGTGCTGTGGGCGCTGCTGCGCGAACTGGACGCCGGGCGGGTCCGGGCGAACGAACGATTTGAGGTTACCCGCCAGAACCAGTCGCTGGGCAGCTACCCGTTCGACGGGTCCAGCCTGCGCACCCTGAGCGAACGCATGATCCGCAACAGTGACAACACCGCCACCGACATCCTGCACCGCCGCGCCGGGCTGGACGCCGTGCAGGACGTGGCTGACCGCCTGGGACTGTGCCGAACGCGACTGATCCTGCCGACGAAGGCCTGGTGGGTCGCGCAGTCGGGCCTGTCCGCCACGTTCAACGGCACCGCCCGCTGGAACGACGCCCGCGGCGAGGAGCAGCGGCGTCTGGCCGCCCTGATCGACCACGACGCCCAGCAGTACCGGGCGGATTACGTGCAGCGCAAGTTGGACGGGTATTTCGACACCCGCGCGGACGACTCGCTGGATTTCCAGGTGTACAACCTGAGTACCCCATACGAGTTCGGCACCCTCGTCGCGCAGGAGTTCCTGAGACCCGATCTGTCCGAGGCGTCCCGCCGCTGGCACCGCGACGTGATGGCCACCGGATTCGGGAAGTCCGCCCTGACCATCACGCATCAGAACCGCGTGGCGTACGTCGGGGCGAAGGGAGGCAACGGCTGGCAGCTGCTGACCTACAGCGGGTACGTGGAAACCACCGATGGGCGGCACCTTGTGTACGTCTTCATGCAGCACGGCGCGGACCAGCCGTACACCATGCCGAACACCCGCCGGGCCTTCGCGTGGATCAACGCGGCGCTGAAAGTGATCCTGGATGGATCGGACGGATCGTCGGCCGTGCAGTGGCTCACCCTGCCCTGACAGCCGGAGTCAGAGGTGGTGAGCGTGTGCCTCAATCCCCCTGAACCGAACGCCGCGAGGACCTGATGAAGTGGGTGGGGTCGAGGGGCGTGTGGTTAGCCCCTCTACAGACCTGAACATCCCGGGGAAATTGACAGGGATCATGTGCTTTGACACTCGATGAAGGGCGTGACCGGTCTCTGTCAAGTCACGCCCTTCAACGGGTGGGGCACCACTCACCGCGGTTTCCAGTTCCACCCCGGGGCCTACAGCACGCCTCAGGGCTCCACCTCCCACCGCTGTCCTTCTCAGGTGCTCGCTCCGCTTGATTCCAAGGCGGGGGAGAGCTGCCTCAACCCCTCTTCTGCGGTCAGGAGCTGAGCTGGTCGGCGCGCGCCAGTTCGGCGGCGATGGCGGCGTCCAGTTGCGGTTGTACCTGTGCCCATGGCTCGTTCAGGCTGGCGCCGGCCGCTGGTACGTGACCGCCGCCGCCCAGGGCCACGGCGATGTTCTGCGCGCTCAGTCCTGCGCGGGAGCGCATGGAGATCTTCACGCGGTCCCCGAAGTCCTTGACCATCACGGCCAGCTGCGAGCCTTCCACGTTCCGGAACATGCCCACGTAATTCTCGACGTCCTCCCAGACGGATCCGGTGCGGTCCAGCATGTCACCGTCCACGCGGACCAGGACCACGCGCCCTTCGTGCATGAACTGCAGGGTGCCCAGCACCTCGCGCAGCAGCGTGTAGTACGTGTGTGGGTTCTGCCCGAGGTGGTCGTTGATCCATCCCAGCCTCGCCCCGGCCGAGCGCAGTTTCGAGGCGGTCTGGAACGCGGCGGGCGTGACGGAATCGAACCGGAATGACCCGGTGTCGGTGATCAGGCCCAGCATCAGGGGCGTGGCGAGGTCCTCGCTCCACTTGGCGCCCAGCAGGTCGACCAGTTCGGCGATCATCGTGGCGGCTGCCGGCTGGGCGGGGTCGACCGCCAGGGCGTCGGCGCGGCGCTGGTTCGTGCCGTGATGATCTACGTTCACGACCGGGCCGGTGAACGTGGACAGGTCGGCGCCCGCCACTCGGGCGTGGTCGTTGTTGTCCACGTCCAGCACGGCGGCCATGGCGCCGGCGGGCCATTCGGTCAGGGCGGGGCTGAGTTCACCGTCGCGCGGCACGAACGTCAGGAAGCGGGGGACGTGCATCGGGGCGATGACCTCGCGGCCCAGCTGACGCAGCGCGCGGGTCAGGCCCAGCACGCTGCCGAGCGCGTCGCCGTCGGGGTTCTCATGGGACAGCACCACGATGGGGCCGGTGTGGTCAAGCAGGGCCCGGGCCACGGCCTGAAGGTCGCTGTGAACAGGTGCGGTGTCGGTCATTCCTGCCACTATAGGGGGTCGCTCGCCCGGTCGACCGGGCGTCACGGGACGCCCGTGTGCCGATCATGTAAGACAGGCACCTTATGCTGAGAGGCGTGTCCCGTCGTTTGAACCTGGCTGCACTCACGGACGACGAGCTTCAACGGCTGGTTGGCCAGGACCGTGCCGTGACGCTGCTGCCCGACCTCAGTCACGCCCGCCTGGAGGGTCGCGCCGTACCCGGGCCGGTGGTCATGGACGGACTCGACCCGCAGCCGCTGGATGAACGCGCCTGGGGCGCCACCCCAGAGCAGTCGCGCGCGCTCAGCGCGTTGCATCAGGACCTGCTGAATAGCGGCGCGCAGGCCCGCGGGACGTTCTACCTGCCGGGCGTGTCTGAGGTCCGCCACCTGCGCGCCTACCTGCTGGAACCCGAGGTCATGGCCGCGCTGCGCTGGAGCGAGACTCCCGAAACGGCCGGGAGTGGCTGGCCGTTCGTGCAGTTCCTGACGTGGCTGCGTGACCGGGCGAGCGGCTTTGCCTGCGTGCTGACCAGCAATGCCCGCCAGCCGTACGCTCCGGCTCTGAACGAGGAGATCGATCTGCACCTGCACCCGGACTGTCCGGTGCCGAATCTGCTGATCACGCACCGCGCGCACGTCCTGCGGCACGGGCGTGGGCAGAAGATCCCGGTGGACGGCGACTGGACTCGCCCGTGGCAGGCCATGCACGCCCTGAACCTGTCGGCGTGGGACCGGCGCGGCCTGCTGCTGCCTGAGTAGGCAGCGGTCTGACTGCACAGCGCCGCGTGAGTCGGCGGGCCGGTGCGGCACAATCGGTCGGATGACGAGCGAGCAGAAGCGGCACGTGGCCTTCGACTGGGGCGGCGTGTTCACGGTGGGAACCTTCGACGGGCGCAGCACACAGAACGTCGCGGACCGCAGCGGCGTTCCGGTGGAGCGCGTGCGGGAATCGTACTTCCGGCACGTCCGGCAGCTGGAGGTCGGCGCCTGGACCCTCCCGCAGTTCTGGACGGTGCTGCAGGAGGAGGCGGGAATTCCCATGCCGTATGGTGACTTCGAGGAGCTGTACCTGGGCAGCATTGCGGACAACGCGCCGATGTACGACACGCTGGCCGCGCTGCCCGCCTATGTGCGCGTGGGGCTGCTGAGCAACAACTACCCGGTAGTCAGTGACCACCTGCGCCGCGACCCGCGCTTCGCGCGGTTCCACCAGCCGGTATTCAGCAATGAACTGGGGCACAAGAAGCCCTCGCCGGAGTCGTTCGCGGCGCTGGAGGCGGCCATGGGCGTCCCGGCGGCGCAGGTGGCGTTCGTGGACGACGTGCAGGAGAACATCGACGCG
The Deinococcus sedimenti DNA segment above includes these coding regions:
- a CDS encoding HAD family hydrolase is translated as MTSEQKRHVAFDWGGVFTVGTFDGRSTQNVADRSGVPVERVRESYFRHVRQLEVGAWTLPQFWTVLQEEAGIPMPYGDFEELYLGSIADNAPMYDTLAALPAYVRVGLLSNNYPVVSDHLRRDPRFARFHQPVFSNELGHKKPSPESFAALEAAMGVPAAQVAFVDDVQENIDAANAAGFHGILYHHDHHPAFEATLAEWLNG
- a CDS encoding serine hydrolase; the encoded protein is MILRREDQSALVQVDPLRDAAGCLRTAPRVGLAPPPPHHLSGQLGLWVAQVDPVTLRPVRAVASQPDRVFPLASTYKQAVLWALLRELDAGRVRANERFEVTRQNQSLGSYPFDGSSLRTLSERMIRNSDNTATDILHRRAGLDAVQDVADRLGLCRTRLILPTKAWWVAQSGLSATFNGTARWNDARGEEQRRLAALIDHDAQQYRADYVQRKLDGYFDTRADDSLDFQVYNLSTPYEFGTLVAQEFLRPDLSEASRRWHRDVMATGFGKSALTITHQNRVAYVGAKGGNGWQLLTYSGYVETTDGRHLVYVFMQHGADQPYTMPNTRRAFAWINAALKVILDGSDGSSAVQWLTLP
- a CDS encoding DHH family phosphoesterase: MTDTAPVHSDLQAVARALLDHTGPIVVLSHENPDGDALGSVLGLTRALRQLGREVIAPMHVPRFLTFVPRDGELSPALTEWPAGAMAAVLDVDNNDHARVAGADLSTFTGPVVNVDHHGTNQRRADALAVDPAQPAAATMIAELVDLLGAKWSEDLATPLMLGLITDTGSFRFDSVTPAAFQTASKLRSAGARLGWINDHLGQNPHTYYTLLREVLGTLQFMHEGRVVLVRVDGDMLDRTGSVWEDVENYVGMFRNVEGSQLAVMVKDFGDRVKISMRSRAGLSAQNIAVALGGGGHVPAAGASLNEPWAQVQPQLDAAIAAELARADQLSS
- a CDS encoding DegV family protein codes for the protein MTIAIVTDSTCDLTPELLAQIGVTGVPLYVLFDGKMHKDGLEITPQDIFTGLKAGKKTPSTSQPSPAEFATAYYAALQHADQVLSIHISGQMSGTVGSARLAAQEFGDKVTVVDSRSVSMGLGLRVLRAAELAHQGLSMTEMVRQLEAAASKADIRFTVDTLDFLRINGRIGGAQALLGSLLNIKPILVVKGGRVESGGRVRGHKKAMADLVDYVKKYVAQHGGARVAVMCTPGGEEYVKEVRAGLSGVAFEDMGDHQIGAVVATHAGPGTVGVTLEPVTV